In the genome of Croceimicrobium hydrocarbonivorans, one region contains:
- a CDS encoding glycosyltransferase yields MKVFSEENQVLYVDYQFTWKDALQRLIKGENNPGFWQIIGLKDRIQTFPQEKGGKLHLLTPPPILPTNFLPQGALYEALHRWNVKRVNRAIRKAMKRLNMGEDTVLINSFNPDFGAYSKNELPHSVEIYHCYDEIAAADWAAKHGAPAESQYLAMVDATVVTSAGLLKTKSPQTPQCYLVKNGVNFDLFHSGYTEEPKAPIIGYVGAIDFRSDYHLLEECFKRFPDYEFHFVGKVMEERIEEILKQYPNVKLLGSKPAKELPAFLKTCAVGIIPFEINEFTKGVYPLKINEYLATGIPVVSTRFGELSDFENIASLHDNAEGFAQALKWEIENDSPIKRRERAQFAKLNSWYGRVDEFSEIINQLENSLNGSEGATS; encoded by the coding sequence ATGAAGGTCTTCTCGGAAGAGAACCAAGTATTGTATGTCGACTATCAGTTTACCTGGAAGGATGCCCTTCAACGCTTAATTAAAGGGGAGAATAATCCGGGTTTTTGGCAAATCATAGGACTTAAGGATCGTATCCAAACTTTTCCTCAGGAGAAAGGAGGAAAGCTCCATCTATTAACGCCACCTCCCATTTTACCTACTAATTTCCTGCCCCAGGGTGCCCTCTATGAGGCTTTGCATCGCTGGAATGTGAAAAGGGTGAATAGGGCCATTCGCAAGGCTATGAAGCGCCTGAATATGGGGGAGGACACCGTATTGATTAATTCCTTTAATCCCGATTTTGGTGCTTATTCTAAGAATGAATTGCCTCATTCAGTAGAAATTTACCACTGTTACGATGAAATAGCCGCAGCCGATTGGGCGGCAAAACATGGTGCTCCCGCCGAATCGCAATATTTAGCGATGGTGGATGCCACAGTGGTTACTTCGGCCGGATTGCTCAAAACTAAGTCACCCCAAACTCCCCAATGCTATTTAGTGAAGAATGGGGTGAATTTTGATTTGTTCCATTCAGGATATACCGAAGAGCCTAAAGCCCCCATTATTGGCTATGTAGGTGCTATTGATTTTCGTTCCGATTATCATTTGTTGGAGGAATGTTTTAAACGTTTTCCCGACTACGAATTTCATTTTGTAGGCAAGGTGATGGAGGAGCGCATTGAGGAGATTTTAAAGCAATATCCCAATGTGAAATTACTAGGTTCCAAACCAGCTAAAGAATTGCCTGCCTTCCTAAAAACCTGTGCTGTGGGAATCATTCCCTTTGAAATTAATGAATTTACCAAAGGGGTTTATCCTCTAAAAATCAATGAGTATTTAGCTACGGGAATTCCGGTGGTTTCTACTCGCTTTGGTGAATTGAGTGATTTTGAAAACATCGCTAGTCTGCATGATAATGCGGAGGGATTTGCCCAAGCCCTGAAATGGGAAATTGAAAACGATAGTCCGATCAAACGACGGGAAAGAGCACAGTTTGCGAAGCTTAATTCCTGGTATGGTCGGGTAGACGAATTCAGTGAAATAATTAACCAACTCGAAAACTCACTTAATGGATCAGAAGGCGCTACTTCCTGA
- a CDS encoding sulfotransferase family protein — MDQKALLPDFVVIGAGKSGTTSLHEYLNQHPKIFMGDKEPNFFAYELLDPETLTDPTDKEHYFNSVYKLEDYLALFKEAKPDQLKGEVSNTYISNKDAWQRIKHYVPEAKLMAILRHPADRIFSRYFHLVRENEIPEGGDLNEVFNKESIWWRRPDLVNEGFYYRQLKPYFEHFDADQIKVFLYEDFIGKTDEVVKEAFQFLGVDPNVKVGTDVVYNKSGKVRNKSVDAIVGQESAPIRFLKKFAPGLHRQLKGSVTVNRWLNNVRNKNLEKPDFDPKLKQRIINEIYREDIENLQKLIKRDLKHWL, encoded by the coding sequence ATGGATCAGAAGGCGCTACTTCCTGATTTTGTAGTGATTGGTGCCGGTAAATCCGGAACCACTTCATTGCATGAATACCTCAATCAGCATCCTAAGATTTTTATGGGCGATAAGGAACCGAACTTCTTTGCCTACGAACTTTTAGATCCGGAAACTCTGACTGATCCTACCGATAAGGAGCATTATTTTAATTCTGTTTATAAACTCGAAGATTACCTAGCTCTGTTTAAGGAGGCTAAGCCTGATCAGTTAAAGGGAGAGGTTTCGAATACTTATATCAGTAATAAAGACGCCTGGCAGCGGATTAAGCACTATGTGCCAGAGGCAAAATTGATGGCAATTTTACGTCATCCGGCCGATCGAATTTTTTCCCGCTATTTCCATTTGGTTCGTGAGAATGAAATTCCGGAGGGAGGTGATCTGAATGAAGTTTTCAATAAAGAATCAATTTGGTGGCGTCGTCCGGATTTAGTGAATGAAGGATTTTACTATCGCCAATTAAAGCCCTATTTCGAGCACTTCGATGCAGATCAGATTAAGGTTTTCTTGTACGAAGATTTTATCGGCAAGACCGATGAGGTTGTGAAAGAAGCTTTTCAATTTTTAGGGGTAGATCCCAATGTGAAAGTGGGTACCGATGTGGTTTACAATAAATCGGGCAAGGTGCGCAACAAATCTGTGGATGCCATTGTAGGGCAGGAAAGTGCTCCCATTCGTTTCTTGAAGAAATTTGCTCCGGGCTTGCATCGCCAGCTAAAGGGCAGTGTAACTGTGAACCGCTGGTTAAATAATGTTCGTAATAAAAATCTGGAAAAACCCGATTTTGATCCTAAATTGAAGCAGCGCATTATTAATGAGATTTACCGCGAGGATATTGAGAACTTGCAAAAGCTTATTAAACGCGATTTGAAACACTGGCTCTAA
- a CDS encoding lipopolysaccharide biosynthesis protein, giving the protein MLQKLKSQKFLSMVTSVLGAAFALLTFGYLARALTKEEFGIYGIYLAIITTFEMLRNGLVGKPFIKFMAESDDEEEKRGIIGSSWAFSFLSTVVFAGPLSLAMLAWYLYQPSEEVLIYALFIPIQAISTIPSNMAQWRLNADLRFDLLIWLRLSNQVFNFVGVLWAYYFGYGLWAIMWITVISNFNPSWIALIFDWDGLRQIRRAQKECISRLYKFGRYTMGTLIGGTLLRGSDDFLIRIFMGPEAVALYQVPNRLVNLIDIPLRALVSFSFPSLARSNKAGDEEAFKREFEAATAFAFVLLLPMAIGAFIFAEPLVLLMGGEKYLDSAIILRIFAIFMAFSALDRYAGVGLDVLNRPQINMRKVIVMLSVNILGDIVVLYFFQSLPWVAAISIITFSVGTLLGFYYMRDRVPLRLLFWLKLGTVQILNFVKKPVRK; this is encoded by the coding sequence TTGCTACAAAAATTAAAATCCCAAAAGTTCCTCAGTATGGTTACTTCCGTGCTGGGAGCGGCATTTGCCCTTCTTACTTTTGGTTATTTGGCCAGAGCCTTAACTAAGGAGGAGTTTGGTATTTATGGGATTTATCTAGCGATAATTACCACCTTCGAAATGCTTCGCAATGGCTTGGTGGGGAAGCCCTTTATCAAGTTCATGGCCGAGTCGGATGATGAGGAGGAAAAGCGAGGTATTATAGGGAGTTCCTGGGCCTTTTCCTTTTTAAGTACGGTGGTGTTTGCCGGGCCTTTAAGTTTGGCCATGTTGGCTTGGTATCTTTATCAACCCAGTGAAGAGGTTCTTATTTATGCCTTGTTTATTCCTATCCAGGCAATAAGCACCATACCTTCTAATATGGCGCAATGGCGTTTAAATGCCGATCTGCGTTTTGATTTATTGATTTGGCTGCGACTGAGTAATCAGGTATTCAATTTTGTGGGAGTATTGTGGGCCTATTACTTCGGTTACGGTTTATGGGCGATCATGTGGATTACGGTTATTTCCAATTTTAACCCATCTTGGATTGCGCTCATTTTCGATTGGGATGGACTGCGGCAAATTCGTCGGGCTCAAAAAGAGTGTATCTCCCGTTTGTACAAATTTGGTCGATATACGATGGGAACTCTCATCGGCGGAACCCTATTGCGTGGCAGTGATGATTTCTTGATTCGAATTTTCATGGGGCCGGAAGCTGTGGCGCTGTATCAGGTGCCCAACCGATTGGTAAACTTGATCGACATTCCACTCAGAGCCTTGGTTAGCTTCTCTTTTCCAAGCTTGGCTCGCTCTAATAAAGCGGGTGATGAAGAAGCTTTTAAACGCGAGTTTGAAGCGGCTACTGCTTTTGCCTTTGTATTGCTGCTCCCTATGGCCATTGGAGCATTTATATTCGCTGAACCGCTGGTTTTATTGATGGGAGGGGAGAAGTATTTAGACTCGGCAATAATCCTACGCATATTCGCCATCTTCATGGCCTTTAGTGCCCTGGATCGCTATGCCGGGGTTGGCTTGGATGTTTTAAATCGCCCGCAAATTAATATGCGTAAGGTGATTGTAATGCTTAGCGTGAATATCCTAGGTGATATTGTGGTATTGTACTTTTTCCAAAGCTTGCCTTGGGTGGCGGCTATTTCCATCATCACCTTTAGCGTAGGAACCTTGCTAGGTTTCTATTATATGCGCGATCGAGTGCCCTTGCGCTTGCTGTTCTGGCTCAAACTGGGTACAGTGCAAATCCTCAATTTTGTTAAAAAGCCTGTGAGAAAATAG
- a CDS encoding sigma-54-dependent transcriptional regulator, translating into MSLMRIFLVEDSIPYAKLLMHHLGLNPDNEVEHFSDAASFLKQLHKVPDCILLDYSLPDLSGIDVLKRIKSQHSDLPVLIVSGQEDVGTAVDLLREGAYDYIVKDVNAKDRIWKALNNIRENARLRKEIDVLREEVNLKYDFSNIIGGSPGLKKVFKLIEKAAQTNITVSITGETGTGKELVAKAIHYNSKFRRKPLVSINIAAIPSELLESELFGHEKGAFTGAVSKRIGKFEEADGGTIFLDEIGEMDVNLQAKLLRVLQEKEVTRLGSNKAVKINTRILVATHRDLKEEVRIGNFREDLYYRLLGLPIHLPPLRERGGDIMMLAKHFLQDFCRENDFGDIRISPEAQQRLLSYPWPGNVRELKAIMELAAVLCDSGVIEEKDLNFNSVTDEMDTLVSEGLSLKEYNRRLIEHYLRKNDNNVVEVAKRLDIGKSTLYRMIKNKEININ; encoded by the coding sequence ATGTCTTTGATGAGAATTTTTTTGGTAGAGGATAGCATCCCCTATGCCAAGCTTTTAATGCACCACTTGGGCTTAAATCCCGATAATGAGGTGGAGCACTTTAGTGACGCGGCTTCTTTTCTAAAGCAATTGCACAAGGTTCCGGATTGTATTTTACTGGATTATTCTTTGCCCGATTTAAGCGGAATTGACGTTTTAAAACGCATAAAATCACAGCATTCCGATTTGCCAGTTTTGATTGTCTCTGGTCAGGAAGATGTGGGTACCGCGGTAGATCTCCTGCGTGAAGGTGCCTATGATTATATCGTTAAGGACGTAAATGCCAAGGATCGTATTTGGAAAGCCTTGAATAATATTCGCGAGAATGCTCGACTCCGCAAGGAGATTGATGTGCTTCGCGAAGAGGTAAATCTCAAATACGATTTCAGCAATATCATTGGCGGTAGTCCGGGATTAAAAAAGGTTTTTAAGCTGATTGAAAAAGCGGCTCAAACCAATATCACTGTTTCCATAACAGGTGAAACTGGTACGGGTAAAGAATTGGTAGCCAAGGCTATTCACTATAATTCTAAATTTCGCCGCAAACCTTTGGTGTCAATCAATATTGCCGCTATTCCCAGTGAATTGCTGGAAAGCGAATTGTTTGGACATGAGAAAGGGGCCTTTACAGGCGCTGTATCCAAGCGCATAGGAAAGTTTGAGGAGGCCGATGGTGGAACCATATTTCTGGATGAGATCGGGGAGATGGATGTGAACCTGCAAGCCAAGCTTTTAAGAGTATTGCAGGAGAAGGAAGTAACACGATTGGGAAGCAATAAAGCGGTCAAAATCAATACACGCATTTTGGTGGCTACCCATCGAGATTTGAAAGAGGAAGTGCGTATTGGTAATTTCCGCGAGGACCTTTATTATCGATTACTGGGCTTACCCATTCACCTGCCTCCCTTGCGTGAGCGCGGAGGTGATATTATGATGTTAGCCAAGCATTTCTTGCAGGACTTTTGCCGTGAGAATGATTTTGGTGATATACGCATCAGCCCTGAGGCGCAACAAAGATTATTATCTTATCCCTGGCCTGGAAATGTGCGAGAATTAAAAGCGATAATGGAGCTGGCTGCAGTACTTTGCGATAGTGGAGTAATTGAGGAAAAAGACTTGAATTTTAACTCTGTTACTGATGAAATGGATACCTTAGTATCGGAGGGATTAAGTCTAAAGGAGTACAACCGTAGATTGATTGAACACTATCTGCGGAAAAATGACAATAATGTGGTGGAAGTGGCTAAGCGCCTGGATATTGGTAAAAGCACCCTCTACCGAATGATCAAGAATAAGGAAATCAACATAAACTAA
- a CDS encoding Hpt domain-containing protein → MSDKVYDLSQLEELGGGDAEFVAMMVATFLEHTPGQLDEMKNAHSSGDLATLGAIAHKIKPNVDMFGINAITQDIRDLEQMGKEGINNDETRAKLQRVDQELQIAFEQLKQF, encoded by the coding sequence ATGTCAGACAAAGTCTATGATCTCTCCCAACTCGAGGAACTGGGCGGCGGTGATGCAGAATTCGTAGCCATGATGGTGGCTACCTTCTTAGAACATACCCCTGGTCAGTTAGACGAGATGAAGAATGCCCACAGTAGTGGTGATTTGGCCACTTTGGGAGCTATTGCCCACAAGATCAAGCCTAATGTAGATATGTTCGGAATTAATGCCATTACCCAGGATATTCGGGACCTGGAGCAAATGGGTAAAGAGGGCATTAATAATGACGAAACTCGCGCTAAGCTTCAAAGAGTGGATCAGGAACTTCAAATTGCTTTCGAACAATTAAAGCAATTTTAG
- a CDS encoding response regulator — translation MEANKREEILVIDDQPIMLKLLEQILKDRYDVVALENGKEALEWMYSGNIPDLVVADLNMPEIDGFEYIQRIRESGFFYDVPLIVLSGEESSSERIKCLKLGANDYLIKPFNPEELRLRIDNLIRLKG, via the coding sequence ATGGAGGCCAATAAACGAGAAGAAATTTTGGTGATCGATGACCAACCGATCATGCTCAAGCTTTTGGAGCAAATTCTCAAGGATCGTTACGATGTGGTGGCCCTGGAGAATGGTAAAGAAGCCCTAGAGTGGATGTATTCCGGAAACATTCCGGATTTGGTGGTTGCCGATCTCAATATGCCAGAAATCGACGGATTCGAATACATTCAGCGTATTCGCGAAAGCGGTTTCTTTTACGATGTTCCTTTAATTGTACTTTCTGGAGAAGAGAGTAGCTCTGAACGTATTAAGTGTCTGAAATTAGGGGCCAATGATTATTTGATCAAGCCTTTTAACCCGGAGGAATTACGTCTCCGAATTGATAACTTAATTCGACTGAAAGGGTGA
- a CDS encoding sugar transferase has product MKNVIYIGDLDEVEAILTAKFGDRLKAVRNVVGFYNQLDDLDEVELVVSETKLKGLRGDEIFERYSGLLNEKGIPFILVGNRLSQKVRERYLKQGIMEVAWNREQLETVINKVPFYHSMLDWRLHQKREMQKTEYRIPVAKRIFDIAVAGTALLLLSPLLIATVIAIRLESKGKVYYISKRVGTGYRVFDFYKLRSMYTDADQRLKELKHLNQYAEEAQKAEAEGKTSIPKEKAHHSSAPQLINKDGSPMTEEEYQELRRKQAAGTFVKFKNDPRITRVGQIIRNTSIDELPQLINVLKGDMSIVGNRPLPLYEAEQLTSDDWSQRFLAPAGITGLWQVEKRGGGSMSEEERKGLDNKYAQNFSFWNDIRLILRTIPALFQKENV; this is encoded by the coding sequence GTGAAAAACGTTATATACATTGGCGATCTGGATGAGGTTGAAGCCATCCTCACTGCGAAGTTCGGCGATCGACTTAAAGCCGTGCGCAATGTGGTAGGTTTTTACAATCAGTTGGATGATTTAGACGAAGTTGAATTGGTGGTTTCCGAAACCAAGCTCAAAGGTTTAAGAGGGGATGAAATCTTTGAACGTTATTCGGGGCTCTTGAATGAAAAAGGCATCCCCTTTATTCTGGTGGGAAATCGCTTATCCCAAAAAGTGCGCGAAAGATACCTGAAGCAGGGTATAATGGAAGTAGCCTGGAATCGCGAGCAGCTGGAAACGGTAATCAATAAGGTTCCTTTCTATCATTCCATGCTCGACTGGCGCTTGCATCAAAAGCGGGAAATGCAAAAAACGGAGTATCGGATTCCGGTGGCCAAACGCATTTTCGACATCGCTGTGGCTGGTACCGCATTATTGCTCTTATCTCCCTTGCTCATTGCAACCGTTATTGCCATCCGACTGGAGTCGAAAGGAAAGGTCTACTACATCTCTAAAAGGGTAGGAACCGGATATCGGGTTTTTGACTTCTACAAGTTGCGATCCATGTACACCGATGCCGATCAACGCCTGAAAGAATTAAAGCATTTAAATCAATACGCTGAGGAGGCGCAAAAAGCTGAGGCTGAAGGTAAAACCAGTATCCCAAAGGAAAAGGCCCATCACAGTTCAGCGCCACAATTGATTAATAAGGATGGTTCGCCCATGACCGAAGAGGAGTACCAGGAACTGCGTCGCAAGCAAGCTGCCGGAACTTTTGTGAAGTTTAAGAATGATCCGCGCATTACCCGAGTAGGACAGATTATCCGTAATACCAGTATTGATGAGCTTCCACAGCTTATCAATGTACTGAAGGGGGATATGTCCATCGTAGGGAACCGACCCTTGCCACTCTACGAAGCGGAGCAATTAACTTCGGATGATTGGAGTCAGCGATTTTTGGCACCAGCTGGAATTACCGGATTATGGCAGGTAGAAAAGCGTGGTGGTGGCAGCATGAGTGAGGAAGAACGCAAAGGTCTGGACAATAAGTACGCTCAGAATTTCAGCTTCTGGAACGACATTCGTTTGATCCTGCGTACCATTCCAGCATTGTTTCAAAAAGAAAATGTTTGA
- a CDS encoding TolC family protein has protein sequence MLRKLFLLLGFLCLISLTNVQAQTFGRTEKAVSEDSLIIDLADYLPPLNLLIDSAVANAPQIEYYRQRQLMFEYEIGIGRNQWMEGVRVYTNYNLGTSGASDGNIFIQGFQYGINAQIPLSMFFGQRDAGKMSKAASMAEEAQKQRTVIEIETEVEETFSRLFMLRDLIKEATNAKESAQFIYEQSEAKYIRGEISLDELGQNADLRTKWATNYITLKTQFYDTYRRLERLVGVPFSKFNDN, from the coding sequence ATGTTGCGAAAACTGTTTTTGCTACTGGGATTCCTATGCCTGATAAGCCTTACTAATGTTCAGGCCCAAACTTTCGGACGGACCGAGAAAGCAGTCAGTGAAGATTCCTTAATCATTGACCTGGCCGATTATCTGCCTCCTTTAAACTTATTGATTGATTCGGCGGTGGCCAATGCTCCGCAAATTGAATACTATCGCCAAAGACAATTGATGTTCGAATATGAAATCGGCATCGGTCGTAATCAATGGATGGAAGGCGTAAGAGTTTATACCAATTACAACCTGGGAACCAGTGGAGCTAGCGATGGTAATATCTTCATTCAGGGTTTTCAGTATGGTATCAATGCCCAAATTCCCTTGAGTATGTTCTTTGGCCAGAGGGATGCTGGAAAGATGTCCAAGGCAGCAAGTATGGCAGAAGAAGCCCAAAAGCAGCGAACGGTTATTGAGATTGAAACGGAGGTGGAAGAAACTTTCAGCCGACTTTTTATGCTTCGCGATTTGATTAAGGAAGCCACCAATGCAAAAGAATCTGCACAATTCATTTATGAACAGTCAGAAGCCAAGTATATTCGCGGCGAAATTTCGTTGGATGAGCTTGGGCAGAACGCGGACCTTCGCACCAAGTGGGCCACAAATTACATTACCTTAAAAACCCAGTTTTACGACACTTACCGCAGGCTTGAGCGCTTAGTAGGCGTGCCTTTCAGTAAGTTTAATGATAATTAG
- a CDS encoding GumC family protein, with protein MFLLCSITLAVVTSFFTRNLPKTYETQTEIFTGIASGINVDAVDNVKVDFLTSATEFDNLINIIKSRETLEEVGMRLLVQHMMLDSADPAYIGQEYWGHFRWKIPDSVEQELLVPYSVDSTLTNLYRYKELHWDDDRVKSTFEGGDSPYSWKRISSIGVSRVQSSDLLRIYYSYQDPGIAQNTLLILNEVFMSKMALIKSEQSASVVGYFEEKVNEAARALAAAEEHLQEFRIVNRVINYQEQTRSLTIEKERMEDEYQAEIAKQQAAMAALRKLEEQLALNNIMVQLGNDILNKKQELIDMRSKIAELETYLNDADLLRKLRAKAMHIEEEVRNMLATRYAYSRTTEGIPVSTIISAWLDASLALDAANARVEVFLKRKQYFREQYDKYAPLGSKFARLERDIDIKEANYLELLNSLNQALLRQRGEMVSSGGQVVTQPPPFPHDPNPSKVAMLIMVGAIMGFVVPFLFVVMKELLDSTIRTPERGEEQTKMKLIGAYPDLTARSEVKNVDFEWLHEKSAALVVQNLRLEAKGKGSRQMAKNILVFSTREGDGKQLCTHVMANELVSLNFRVLVMGPKELPKGETPYYDYITYKNDKDFVNAEHITELIPMGFDPMLYDYVFLVLGAVLTNPYPLNLLDQFNVSICVTGAFRNWNRADATALEEFSDTLGFQPRLLLNGVEPDYMSSVLGEIAKDRSWLRRFIKGILSLQLKTGAFGRGKKRDTRQVKGRL; from the coding sequence TTGTTCCTGCTGTGTTCTATCACACTGGCAGTGGTTACCTCCTTTTTTACCCGCAACCTTCCTAAAACTTACGAAACCCAAACGGAGATCTTTACCGGTATTGCTTCGGGTATTAATGTAGATGCGGTAGACAATGTAAAGGTAGATTTCCTTACCTCGGCTACGGAGTTCGATAACTTGATTAATATTATTAAGTCGCGTGAAACCCTGGAAGAAGTTGGGATGCGACTATTAGTTCAGCATATGATGCTGGATAGTGCGGATCCAGCTTATATCGGACAAGAATATTGGGGCCATTTCCGCTGGAAGATTCCCGATAGCGTGGAGCAGGAGTTGCTGGTACCCTATAGCGTCGATTCTACGCTCACCAATCTGTACCGCTACAAAGAATTGCATTGGGATGATGATCGCGTAAAGTCCACCTTTGAAGGAGGGGATTCCCCTTATAGTTGGAAGCGTATTTCTTCCATTGGCGTTAGTCGGGTACAAAGCTCCGACCTCTTGCGGATTTACTATTCTTATCAAGATCCGGGCATCGCTCAAAATACCTTGTTGATTCTGAATGAGGTTTTTATGAGTAAAATGGCCCTCATCAAATCAGAGCAAAGCGCCAGTGTGGTTGGCTATTTTGAAGAAAAGGTTAATGAGGCCGCTCGAGCGCTGGCTGCGGCAGAAGAGCATTTACAGGAATTTCGGATTGTAAACCGCGTAATCAACTACCAGGAGCAAACTCGTTCTTTAACTATCGAGAAGGAACGAATGGAGGATGAGTACCAGGCGGAGATTGCAAAACAGCAAGCTGCCATGGCGGCCCTTCGGAAACTGGAGGAGCAATTGGCGCTCAACAATATTATGGTGCAATTGGGGAATGATATCCTCAATAAGAAGCAGGAATTAATTGATATGCGCTCCAAAATTGCGGAGCTCGAAACTTATTTGAACGATGCTGACCTGCTTCGAAAATTGCGGGCTAAAGCAATGCATATAGAAGAGGAAGTTCGCAATATGCTGGCTACTCGCTATGCTTATAGTCGCACCACCGAAGGTATTCCGGTTTCGACCATTATTAGTGCTTGGCTGGATGCATCTTTGGCTTTGGATGCCGCCAATGCCAGGGTAGAGGTATTCTTAAAGCGGAAGCAATACTTCCGGGAGCAGTACGATAAATACGCCCCCTTGGGTTCCAAGTTTGCGCGCTTAGAACGTGATATCGATATTAAAGAAGCTAACTACCTCGAATTATTGAATAGCTTGAACCAGGCTCTTTTACGCCAAAGGGGAGAGATGGTTTCCAGTGGCGGTCAGGTAGTAACGCAACCACCGCCCTTCCCGCATGATCCTAATCCCAGCAAGGTCGCAATGTTGATTATGGTGGGTGCCATTATGGGATTTGTTGTGCCATTCCTTTTTGTGGTAATGAAGGAGTTATTAGACTCTACCATTCGTACCCCGGAACGCGGTGAGGAGCAAACCAAGATGAAGCTGATTGGTGCTTATCCGGATCTTACGGCACGCAGTGAAGTGAAGAATGTAGACTTCGAATGGTTACATGAAAAGTCGGCGGCCTTAGTAGTGCAAAACCTTCGTTTGGAAGCCAAGGGTAAGGGATCCCGACAAATGGCCAAGAATATTCTGGTATTCAGTACCCGAGAGGGAGATGGGAAACAACTTTGTACGCATGTAATGGCCAATGAACTGGTAAGCCTAAACTTTAGGGTATTGGTTATGGGCCCCAAGGAATTGCCCAAAGGCGAAACTCCTTATTACGACTATATCACCTATAAGAATGATAAGGATTTTGTGAACGCAGAGCATATTACGGAGCTCATTCCCATGGGTTTTGATCCAATGCTTTACGACTACGTATTCCTGGTTCTGGGAGCCGTACTAACCAATCCTTATCCGCTCAATTTATTGGATCAGTTTAATGTTTCCATCTGTGTTACCGGGGCTTTCAGAAACTGGAACCGTGCCGATGCCACTGCTTTGGAAGAGTTTTCTGATACCTTAGGATTCCAACCTCGTTTGCTTTTAAATGGGGTAGAACCGGATTATATGAGTTCAGTGCTGGGTGAGATTGCCAAGGATCGCAGTTGGTTGCGTCGCTTTATTAAAGGAATCTTGAGCCTGCAGCTAAAGACCGGAGCTTTTGGGAGAGGGAAAAAGCGTGATACCCGCCAGGTAAAAGGTAGGCTTTAA